The Trinickia caryophylli genomic sequence CGCGGTGCGATATTGCAGCGCGCCTCGAGCGTACGTATGCCCGCCGGCGCGCCAACGTAGTAGTTGTTCGGCTCGGCTTTGACGTAAGGCCGCTCGACCGATACCTGGGCGGCGCCGAGCACGTGCCGGCACCGCTGGGCCAGTTCTCCGACCTCGATCACTTCCGTGCCGACCGTATCGATGATCGACTCGATGCCGATCGTTTCATCCGTCATCGAGGCAATAGCCAGCGAGATCAGATCCTCCACCGCATAGTACGAGCGCCAGACCGGATGCGACGCCTGGATGCGTACGGGCTCGTTTCTCAAGCAGGCGAGGATGATGGACGACAGCGCGTAGAGTTCGTGCTTGTTGATGTACGGCCCGCTCAGATTGAACACGCGCGCGATGACCGCGCGGAATCCGTTTTGCGCGGCCTTTCCGGCGAACACGCGCTCGTCGTCGAGCTTGCAGCGGCCGTAGATCGCGGCATCCGACCGATTGTCGCGCTCGAGGCCCGCATAGGCCGCACCGCTCGACGGAACGAACATGCCCGCCATCGCATGAGTGTCGATAAACTCGACGAGTGCCCGGCGGATGCCTTCGTTGCTGCGTACGTACTCGTCGACGGACATATCGCCGACACGATCCTTGGTACGAAACGCATAATGAAACACGATGGCCGGACGAGAAAGCTTGCGCGCGGGCAGCGAGTCGAGCGCATCGACGGCGACGGTCGCACCGTCAGCGAGCATCACCTCCCGCGCGCTCGAAGCGAACGCATGAATCCGCCCTTCGCCGCCATCCGGAAGACGCCGGCGAAGGTGGTCGAGCGTTGCGCGCCCCAGCCAGCCCGTCGCGCCGGCAACGACGTAGTCGAAGTCGGTATCGGTTGCCATCGCCATGCCAGTCAGAAGGTCTCGATCCCGCGGGCAAACGCCCCGACGATCGCGGCCTGGTTGGCCTCGTTGCGCTCGAGCGGCACGCGCTGGAGCTCGCCGTCGCCCACCGGCATGATCACGCGATAATGCGTTTGCGAATGCTTCTTGTCGCTTTCGAAATGCTCGAAGAGCGACTGAGCCGACACGCGGCCGAGCGAACTCAACGTGCCGCGCACCGGCTCGAGCAACGTCTTGACATGCGCGGCGAGCGTCGCCGCACGCGCTTTCCCGTGCTCGGACAAGCGCTGCGTCTCGAGTGCGAACTGATGGGCCGTCAGCATGCCGACGCCCACGGCGATGCCGTGCGGCACCTCGAAGTGCGTAGCGGATTCGAGCGCGTGACCGAACGTGTGTCCGAAGTTGAGCAGCAACCGTTCCGCGCGATCGAACTCGTCCGTCTCGATAAACCACTTCTTCGCTTTCAGGCTGCGCTCGACGATCGAAAACGCCTTGTCGCGCGCGAGCGGAACACCGGGCTGCAATGCCAGATAGGCGTCGAATTCGTCAGCGCCGCGTGCATAACAGATCTTCACCGATTCCATGAGGCCGCTCGTCAGTTGAGCGGCGTCCAGGCTGTCGGTGAAGCCAAGATCGATGAGGATCCGCGCCGGCGGATGGAAGTTGCCGACGAGATTCTTGTACGTGCCGACGTTGATGGACGACTTGCCGCCGATGCAGGAATCGACCATGCCGAGCAAGGTCGTCGGACAGTAGTGCCAGCGCAGGCCTCGCATGTACACCGATGCGACGAACGTCGCGATGTCCTGGACGATGCCGCCACCTACGGCGACGATCTCGGTCTCGCGCGTGGCGCCGAAGCGCTTCAACTGCTCGATGACCGGGGCCATGCGCTCGAGCGCCTTGTTTTCCTCGGTCGCATCGATTTCGATGACGGGGCCGGAAACGAAGCTCACCTGCTCGCGCAGCCGTGCATCGACGATAAAGATACGGTGCGCGGGCGATTCGACGACCTCGCGCACCAGTCCCTCTCCCAGCGCGACGCTGTAAGCGCCCGTGGAGCTATTGATTTCAAAGGATGCGCGCATACGAA encodes the following:
- a CDS encoding 3-dehydroquinate synthase family protein; the protein is MRASFEINSSTGAYSVALGEGLVREVVESPAHRIFIVDARLREQVSFVSGPVIEIDATEENKALERMAPVIEQLKRFGATRETEIVAVGGGIVQDIATFVASVYMRGLRWHYCPTTLLGMVDSCIGGKSSINVGTYKNLVGNFHPPARILIDLGFTDSLDAAQLTSGLMESVKICYARGADEFDAYLALQPGVPLARDKAFSIVERSLKAKKWFIETDEFDRAERLLLNFGHTFGHALESATHFEVPHGIAVGVGMLTAHQFALETQRLSEHGKARAATLAAHVKTLLEPVRGTLSSLGRVSAQSLFEHFESDKKHSQTHYRVIMPVGDGELQRVPLERNEANQAAIVGAFARGIETF
- a CDS encoding NAD-dependent epimerase/dehydratase family protein — protein: MATDTDFDYVVAGATGWLGRATLDHLRRRLPDGGEGRIHAFASSAREVMLADGATVAVDALDSLPARKLSRPAIVFHYAFRTKDRVGDMSVDEYVRSNEGIRRALVEFIDTHAMAGMFVPSSGAAYAGLERDNRSDAAIYGRCKLDDERVFAGKAAQNGFRAVIARVFNLSGPYINKHELYALSSIILACLRNEPVRIQASHPVWRSYYAVEDLISLAIASMTDETIGIESIIDTVGTEVIEVGELAQRCRHVLGAAQVSVERPYVKAEPNNYYVGAPAGIRTLEARCNIAPRSLDRQILDTAAYLRSFAGKSTGE